ACGTTCGATCACTGCATTAAATGGGAGGCAGCGGTTATGGTTGTGATTTTATATCGATATGGTCCAGAAAAATGTTCTTCCTCTTGAAATTGCATCCACAGGAAATCTACCTCTTGCAAGAATATGTCAGTGTAGAGTGATATTGATTTGCTTAATTTCTGTGGATGCAGCAGGCAGCCTTTGCATCTCATCATACTGTGCTTTGTCTCTGTTGATTTAGTAAAAGCATGTACCACTAATTGCATGGCCTGTTTGTCTAAAGCCGATTGCTGTATGCTAGTTTTTGAAAGGAGAGCGTGAACTTTTTCTTGCAAACTACTTCAGAGTTCAGATATTGTTGGACTTACATTAATCTTTGTGCGTGTACCTTGTGCACACGTGCACGCATGATACAGCTTGCCCGAAGATGCTTCGCTCATCAATGTTCTTGTCGCAAATGTGTTGAGGGCACTGAACAGAAACTTCGTTGGCATCGAGTATCATGGAGAAAGAGTTATGAAATTACTAAAAGTGGAATCTAGCGATGTTCATGTAGTTGGAATACATGGCATAGGGGGCACCGGGAAGACAACAATTGCAAGATTCATCtacaaaagaatatttgatCTCTTTGATGGCTGTAGCTTTCTGGAAAATGTTAGAGAACATACCAAAAAACCAGGAGGTGTAGATAATTTGCAAGGTCAGTTGGTTTCTGACCTCCTAGGTGTAACGCATGGACAAATTCATTCTGTTGATGATGGGATTAAGTCCATCAGAAGTAGACTCTTGCACAAGAAGGTTCTCATTGTTCTCGATGATATTGAACCAAGCTCCGGACTTACACCGATTTTAAGTATTCTTGATTCGTTAGGCTCTGGAAGCAGGATCGTAATTACCACCAGAGACGAACAGGCTTTAGATAAGTTTGAAGTGTCCCCTGAAATATGAAGTCGGGGAATGCTAGAAGAGGAAGTCGATGAACTATTCCGCACTCATGCCTTCAGGGGGAGACCTGCTCCATTTGACTTAGCTACTCTGTCCAAAAATTTAGTATCGACTATTGGCCGGCTTCCTTTGACTGTTGAGGTTGTTGGGTCGTATTTATATTCTAAAAGCAAGGAGGTGTGGGAGCAGACATTAAATGAATTGAGAAAAGTACACGAGCCACAAGTTCAACAGAAATTGATGGTAATAATCAAAGCATTACACGACAAGCAAAGACAGATATTTCTGGACATTGCTTGTTTCTTCGTGGAGAGGACAAAAGTGTTGCATACTACCGTGGTCCGACCGTGATTCCACAAGCAGATTGGTATTAGAAGACCTCGTCAATTCGTCTATTGTTAAGATTGAGAACGATAAgttatggatgcatgatcaacttcGAGACCTAGGTAGGGATATTGTCATAGAGGAACATCTTAAACTTGGAAAGCGCAGTAGATTGTGGAGTCACGAGCAAGCCCAAGTTGTGTTGGTGAATAAAAAGTAAGATACAAGTTCATCACTGTTTTTACCTTACTTGTATGCCTTACGACTCATGTTCCTCCTTTCATAGAAAGAAAACTAATTGGGGTGCATATTTTAGCggaaaaaatgatttgaaatatatttttctaaaaatgatcatttatattacttaaaataattagttaacgaaaatttttcattattgataacaatttatgtctactTATTTtcgtggatgatgaaaatatttgttgttcattcatttttgtaagagatGAAAGCcatcattttttagaatttttttccaagtcattttttttttggaacaagtTGATCCTTAATAAAATGGTTTCTTTAGTTTGAAGTCTCTAAGCATTTATCATCTTCACATATTTTTGTGTGGAAATGCCAAGTCCCTTGGTAATCCAAATCTGTATTCCACATGTAGGCAACGGAAAGTGTTCAAGGAGTTCTTCTCAAATTTGGTAGTGGGTCACAATACAGTTTTGGACCAGCACATTTCGCAAGGACGTCAAACATAAGATTCCTTCGATTGGATCAGGCGAACCTCGAAGGAAATTTTGAGCGGCGTCTGTCAAGTTTAAGATGGCTCCATTGGCAAGGTTGTCCTCGGCATCTTCTTGCTGAAAAATTGGATTTGACGGAGTTGGTTGTTCTAGATCTTTCTGGAGCAAGGTCAGTGACAAATGGAACGGTTGGAATGAAATCAAGGTAGAGAAGTTCATTATTATTGATTTCATTTGTCAAATTGTAGCAGAAAAGTTGACTCTTTtgttattctatttttaaaaagccaagaaattgagagttttGAACCTCCGGGCTGTTATGATATGATCGAACTCCAGACTTATCTCATTACAAATGTTTAGagattgaatcttgaaaggtGCATTCGATTGGTTGAAATCGGTTCATCAATAAAAAGTCCGGAGAGCTTGGTTTTCTGAACTTGAGGTTTTGCACTGAACTCAATAAGTTGCCGAAAGAGTGGGTTCCCTCAAATCCTTGGAAGAGATTCTTATAGATGGAACTGCTGTTCAAGAAATTCCTACCTCCATCGGTCCTATGCAAAATCTTAGAAGATTCGGTGCAACTAGCTTGTCTTTCATTGATCCATTTGCCCGATTCAATTAGTCATGTGAAATCTCACGAGAGTCTTCGCACCGAACGGTACCAAAATAAGTAAACTTCCCCGTCTCGCGAGTTTGAAAAGCTACGGCACTTGTCAATAAATCATTGTAGGTCAATATTGAAGTTACCAACGTCCTTGGGAGTTTAGCTTCATTGATCGAACTTGATTTATCAAGCCTTTGGAATTGTCGAATTACCTAATACTGTCAATAAGTTATATCTTTTAAGAGTGctcaaaattgattttacttTTGTACGAGAGCTGCCTTGTGCTATATGGAAGTTGAAGAGCCTTGAAGAGTGCATGCTTCAAGATGTCGGAGTTTGGTGGGGAAATTCCTAGAGATATTGAGGAGCTTTTGAGATTGAGGGTCTTGAGGCTTGGATACTCTCAGATTCGTGGTCTACCGAGATAGCATTTCTACACTTCCCAACCGCAAACGCTTGATCTCGCTTCATTGTGACAAGCTCCATAGAGTGCCCAAGCTTCCTTCCACTTTAATAAGCCTATCTCGTCGGTTCTAAATTGATGTATACAATCCCGGACATCGCAGGCGGGGTTAAGTTGGCGAGTTATTCTTGGTGATGGATCCCGAAGCGGTGTTACACGACCAAAGTCAAATTGAGGCAAAAGGACACACTTATTTAAAGCTCGGGAGTTTGTCAGAGCTAAAGATATTGCAGCTATCTATGTTAAAGATCCAACTACTACCTGTTGGGTTGGATCTCCTTCGTAAGCTCACAAAGCTCTCTCTTTGCTGCATTCACTTGAAAAAGCTACCGCAGCTTCCTCTGGGTTTATTCACCCTCTCACTTCGCCAGTACAAATCGCAGACGAGATTGCCAGATCTTTCGTATTTGGAGCTCCTGTCGAATTTGAGCTTTTCGTGTCTTTAAATGAAGTTGCAGGCCTCGGGAGTTCAAATCCTTGCGAATTTTCAGAATATCTCACTTTTGCAACCCGCAACTGGATGAGTGGAGAACTTGATATTTTTAGCATCATTGAATGTTTCGTATTGTCAAAGCCTTGAGAGACTTCCCAATCTATCAAAATGAAGAAGCTGAAAGATATTAAAATTAAGGGCTGTCCGAAGATTCAGGATATTAAAAGCGTGGAACACCTGCATTCCTTCAAGAAGCCAAGGGTGCCATAATTGAGGCAGAAAGCTCATCTGAGGTAACCAACActattattttccctttggACCACATAGATGGAGGTTGGCACTTGATTAGCACGTGTCATGTTTGGAATTTTTACTAagatgaatgaatttcttaataatgaaaaaagtgCATGACATGATGAATTACGAGGGACAGGACATTTTCTCTCATTAACACATGcagaataatttttcaaatgaaatttgagTCATCAAGACTTTgtatttctttcatcttttttagTTGAAAGATGGATCCAAATTTGTACGGACTCCACTTCTTTGAAAGAgcattttactttttcttgtatttttctgcgATATACAACCAAAGAACTTCTATTTATGCCAGTTAGTTTAATCATGCTTTTGGGAGGTGTTGTTATGTATTCAATCCAGAGCATTGAACGTTGTATTGGTATCTTAAATCTTTAATGTGTTGCAGAAAAGCGCTGGCTTCTGTACTAgtatcttaaaatttttatgggGTGCTTCCGTAATATTCAAGATCTTAATCCAAAGTACTTTTGATAAATTGGGATGAGTAGCTCATAGAAGGTAttccattcttcaaacttttctcttttaattcagACTTGTTTGATGAGCTACTCTTCCAAGGATATAGTCTGATCGATACCGTCAATGAAATCTCAAAACTCATTTGGTCTTTTTTCACGTTCAGTCAATTTGAATCTAAGCATCAGTCTTTATAACCGTTTGACACATGGTAGAAGTCTTATTTGATGCACTGAATACATGCTTACACAGGTTTTGTCACAGGTGGAGTTTAGCAAACTAGCTAATACCAGACATTCTTCCATTCAGGGTGTCAAATGCAAGGATAAAGGTATGCTGTACATTGAGATTGTCAAATCTGAGTTGCCCTGTAAGATTTAAGTATGATTTCAACCTTGCAATGTAGAACGCTAAAAGAGGTCATGGCTAGAAAGCTGCCAGACCATAAGGATAGGCAGTCAAAGGATTATTTCAAGCTATGCCATGCTGTTGGAACTGATTAGACCTTAGACTAATTTTTTGGgctaaatagaaaattttactCCTTATTTAATGCTCCTCTTCCTCCTAAAGCACAAGCAAAATCTTCCGATTCTGTCAAGTCAATAACTGAAACTATGGGCGCTTCTTCTAACTTGCAAAATTCTCCCTCTGTTGCAGGTTCATCCGCCACGTGGCATAGAGTGAAGGTAAACTACAGATGTCTTGCTTTCTATCTCACTCCATCAATGAATAATTCTGTATTTCTTTCAGGCTGTTGCTTCCAAATTCAGCTGTCAGATGATTTCCAGAACCAAGCCAGCACACTCTTTTCCACATTAATCAAACTCAAGTGTTGAGCCAGATAAGAGGGACAGAAACTACTGGCATCTCGCCATCAACAGAGCAAGAAGATGTGCCACTTGACAGGGCATCGACTATCCCTTCTTTGGCAACAATTGGTTCTGCTGTGCCTCCTCCTGCTGCTCAACCATAGTCATCATCAGCAATGGACAAAGATAAAGCCCCTATAATTGTCGAGGCAGATTTACGCGGTGGTGGAGAGGAATCTCTTATCTCAAAGATCGAGTCTCTTTTGAGTGATGACTCAGGAAAGCAAAATACTGGGACAGAGATGTCACAAGCAAGTCATTTTGATCTTCAAGCATACCAGAATGCATCGCAAGAGTTGGAAATTACAATGAGTCAGGGACTCCAGGCAATCGTGTTTAATCCCAAGCTACTTGGTCAATTGCAAGAATTACTGAACTTCTTAGTCGAACAAAATGCACCAGAGGTCTCTACTATTGGATATCAATGTGTCTATCTCAAATTGCAGAACTTTATTCAGACTCAGGTGACTCCCTCTCTTCCCAATAAAAGATCCTCATTGAATGTGAGGGGTTAGAATGGGAGCTCAaaatggaaaagtttcttttggcgTCTGACAAGGATGAAGTTCGTTTGATCAAGAAACAATGTGAAGAAAGCTAAGAGTGTGGCTGACAATGAGCGAGTTATAACCCAACTTCAAGCAGAGATTGAGGCACGCAAGCAGACAGTTGAGAATGCAAAGTCAGAAATATCATATCTGTCGGCAATGAGATTGGAGAAAGTTAAAGAACTGAAGAATTAAATACGAGCAGTTCCTCAGTatgaagagagagaatccaagcatggaaaagaagagaaatcaaGCTTTGGAAATGATTGACAAAATCAATGTAGAGTGGAATGAATTGTGTGCGGATATTAAAGGCCGATTAGCCTCTAAATAGGCTGGcacttttcactttcttttatttgaatcttctTGTATTTGAAAACTTTTCCATTCTGGCAAAAAATACAGGTTTGGAGTTTCATTTGTAGTTATTTATCATTGCGGAAAGCGTGAAACAAGGTCTATTGAAACAAAGAGAACGCTCACCTTGCAAACTCAGCATGTCACTTGGCTTGGTCTGCAATCTCCGAAGGCTGCCTGTAACTAGTCTTGCCAGAGGAAAGATTGCTGGTCTCAGGAGGCAGCAAGCCATGCAGAGTCCTCTATGCAGCACAgggcttcttgcttttctttgccatgGTCCTCTTTGGTAGAGAAGGCGGTCTCTGCGATGATATCGGTGAAATTAGCATAACGTAGATATTCCATGCGTGCTCTCTCCACTGCGAATTTCAGCAAAATCCAGATGTACCCATGCACGCAAAGACGTGGTTTTGTCTATGATGCCTTGTTCTCCGGGGGAAACCTTAGCCACCATCCAAGTATATCAAGAGAAATTCATAACCCTGTCGATAGAGTTGGCAACAGGGTGTCCAAGATATGAACAATTTTAGGCTCCAAAGCACCATAATTTAAGATACCGGAAAGACCGCATGGCAGGAATTTTGACATAGCATCTAGGTTAGGACCTTGTTTTAAGTAGGTGGTATCCCTTTAGTACGCCTAGCACTACGTAATTTATATCATGGGTTATATTCATGTTGGTGTGACGATCAATCCAAGTGATTACTCGAGTTGCAAAATTCTAGGTCTTGTGGgattcaaaattggaaaattttggCGTTGGTAGAACTTTAAGGTTGCTGATGTTATTTTATCTTGTtaaaaattaaactaatctTCCCGTGTAGGCTATTGAGTATTGATAATTAACTTTGTAATTTAACGGTGACTAAAAGCAATAAGCATGTGATGGGTCATTTCCTACCTTTGGACCTCGAGCTCTATCCAATGTATCATTTGACCACATCCTCCAACAAGAATCTAcctttattttccacaaaaataaactaattaGAGTATGATAATTAAAGGAGAATCATACTTGAATATTTGgctttcaatattttcttttggacacacttgaattttttatttttggtcaatttgtacttgaattcacctcctcatttttgtcatttctccccctttttcgttaatttttttctcaattcctttcctcaattttcttcactttagctttttttttaatcgcaCGACGATTACATATTCAGAATAGTTAACTTTCAAGAGATATATTTCTACATCACATATAGCATTTGGTCaaagtttgaaataattattaaataagaaatattttcactatcaatataatttatgtttaaatatttttcatttatatattttataaatgttACATTCTCAAAATggtttatttttcacgaaataaattatgctttgtcaaaatttataattaacacTTAACAAGATAGGAGTAAAACCGCGATAGATATGTGGAAATGACAAATGATTTCACACACCCAACAACCGTCGTTACTTTGCTTTTATCCGCTGGTCATTGGATCTAGGTTTAGGCACGTCGGATCGCTCAAATCAGGAACCACTCAGACCGAACCGGATCTGGTCAAGGCCCAGGAATCAGTTGACTGTAGAAATTCCGCACGGACGGAGCACCTGCTTCCCCATTAATCAACCAGGGCAGAGCGTGGCATTGTCAAGAGTCTGTCCGAGGAAATTTTCCGAGCATTCGTGAGTCTCCTTTGCAGCTGCAGATGGC
This genomic stretch from Eucalyptus grandis isolate ANBG69807.140 chromosome 3, ASM1654582v1, whole genome shotgun sequence harbors:
- the LOC120291437 gene encoding disease resistance protein RUN1-like, which gives rise to MPVFYQVTPSVVKNRSDGYGEAIAGHRRRGFYPQTLGQWERALSYVGSIPGLEIDSLPEDASLINVLVANVLRALNRNFVGIEYHGERVMKLLKVESSDVHVVGIHGIGGTGKTTIARFIYKRIFDLFDGCSFLENVREHTKKPGGVDNLQGQLVSDLLGVTHGQIHSVDDGIKSIRSRLLHKKVLIVLDDIEPSSGLTPILSILDSLGSGSRIVITTRDEQALDKFEVSPEI